Proteins from a genomic interval of Macadamia integrifolia cultivar HAES 741 unplaced genomic scaffold, SCU_Mint_v3 scaffold1126, whole genome shotgun sequence:
- the LOC122062816 gene encoding uncharacterized protein LOC122062816, with protein MWDLDPDSLPGPDGYPDYFFRCCWNIITGDFERTVRDFFTSRSMPLGMNNNLLVLIPKINGDMSLDKFRPLCMGNFFCKVISKILATRLSFLPRLISEEQRSFQKGKLIHNNIALASKLANIMHSSIRGGRLGAKIDIQKAFDTISWDFILKALKKFGFFDIWLKWISQILSTSKISILLNGGPVGYFGVERGSLSR; from the coding sequence ATGTGGGATTTGGACCCTGACAGTTTGCCAGGTCCAGATGGCTATCCTGATTATTTCTTCCGTTGCTGTTGGAATATTATAACTGGAGATTTTGAAAGAACTGTGCGTGATTTCTTTACTTCTAGATCAATGCCACTGGGTATGAACAACAACTTATTAGTCTTAATTCCCAAAATTAATGGGGATATGTCTCTTGATAAATTCAGGCCTCTTTGCATGGGTAATTTCTTCTGTAAAGTAATATCAAAAATCCTTGCAACTAGATTATCATTCCTCCCTAGACTAATCTCAGAAGAACAGAGATCTTTTCAGAAAGGGAAACTTATTCATAACAATATTGCCTTGGCATCCAAGCTAGCGAATATTATGCACTCTTCTATAAGAGGTGGCAGGTTAGGAGCAAAAATTGACATTCAGAAGGCCTTCGACACAATTTCTTGGGATTTTATTCTTAAAGCCCTAAAGAAATTTGGTTTTTTTGACATTTGGCTGAAATGGATTTCCCAAATCCTCTCCACTtccaaaatttccattttgctaaatggaggtccagtTGGTTACTTCGGAGTTGAACGGGGGTCTTTGTCAAGGTGA
- the LOC122062818 gene encoding wall-associated receptor kinase 5-like has product MVLNNLVMILLSLFSLSVTIAMAVPPPLALPGCDDKCGNVAVPYPFGIKDGCFRDPDFNISCSNSNSSSIKAYQKGGGGGGRNEVLEISLSKAQVIVDGGYSNNTRYCSRSTDEYIIGKYDLNQSSSFTWSSDSNLFTAIGCNIAAYIRYGDFMSACVTLCDSLPLNMTKGACYGIGCCQTTIPKGLKTLNITVGSIGNGSAGNWKFSACNFAFLTDQKLFSYELSNLSAQLYESSFPVVLDWAIGNQTCEEAVHDKKSYACGSNSYCFNSTNGPGYLCNCTDGFEGNPYIGCQDINECEIGDNLCDGRGKCNNMIGSYNCYCPKGYYGDGWKNGTGCTEDPKRIPLIKIIAGVGISFIFVFVCIYFGYCGIQRRRIIKRREKFFQQNGGLLLQQQIASRRGVTDNAGIFTMEELNKATNNFDESGILGQGGYGTVFKGTLSNGKVVAIKKSKIMDKSQIIQFINEVDILSQINHRNVVKLLGCCLEMEVPLLVYEFISNGTLFQHIHNENQAMSLSWGNRLRIAAETAGALGYLHSAHSLPILHRDVKSSNILLNDNYMAKVSDFGASRLAPLDQTQAMTLVQGTLGYLDPECFITGQLTDKSDVYSFGVVLAELLTGKKPILSEGSEECKSLAMHFVSSLKDDNLFQILNYQVLNEGNKEQLVAVAKLARRCLKLNGEYRPTMKEVAMELESLRTLYEHPWIQHNHEETESFLGEPSTRSAVNVTDQESLGDSFALALEIAR; this is encoded by the exons ATGGTTCTTAACAATCTTGTTATGATACTGCTTAGTCTTTTCTCATTATCAGTTACCATAGCCATGGCTGTTCCTCCACCACTAGCCCTGCCGGGTTGCGACGACAAATGCGGAAATGTGGCCGTACCCTACCCATTTGGCATCAAAGATGGATGCTTCAGGGATCCTGATTTTAATATTTCatgcagcaacagcaacagcagcagcatcaAAGCCTATCAaaaaggtggtggtggtggtggccgGAATGAGGTTCTTGAGATATCATTATCCAAAGCCCAAGTCATAGTAGATGGTGGATATTCTAATAACACTAGATATTGCTCCAGATCTACAGATGAGTATATAATAGGAAAGTATGATCTGAACCAATCATCTTCCTTCACTTGGTCATCTGATAGCAACCTATTCACAGCCATCGGTTGCAACATCGCTGCATACATACGTTATGGTGACTTTATGAGTGCATGCGTGACTCTGTGCGATAGCTTGCCACTTAATATGACTAAAGGGGCTTGCTATGGAATTGGTTGTTGCCAGACCACAATCCCTAAGGGTCTCAAAACTCTTAATATTACTGTTGGGAGTATAGGTAATGGATCTGCTGGGAATTGGAAGTTCTCTGCTTGCAACTTTGCTTTCTTGACTGATCAAAAGCTGTTCAGCTATGAGTTATCAAATCTTTCGGCTCAATTATATGAATCAAGTTTTCCTGTGGTGTTGGATTGGGCTATTGGGAATCAGACATGTGAAGAAGCGGTTCATGATAAAAAATCTTATGCTTGTGGTTCAAATAGCTACTGCTTTAATTCAACCAATGGTCCCGGCTACCTGTGTAACTGCACCGATGGTTTTGAAGGCAACCCTTATATAGGATGCCAAG ACATAAATGAATGTGAGATTGGAGATAATCTCTGCGATGGCAGAGGTAAATGCAATAATATGATTGGGAGTTATAACTGTTATTGTCCAAAAGGCTACTATGGCGATGGTTGGAAAAATGGGACTGGCTGCACTGAGGACCCAAAACGCATTCCATTGATAAAAATTATTGcag GTGTTGGTATCAGctttatatttgtatttgtttGCATTTATTTTGGATACTGTGGAATCCAAAGAAGACGAATCATCAAACGTAGAGAAAAATTCTTCCAACAAAATGGAGGTTTGCTATTGCAGCAACAAATTGCTTCTCGTAGAGGTGTCACAGATAATGCTGGGATTTTTACCATGGAAGAGCTCAATAAAGCAACCAACAACTTTGATGAGAGCGGAATACTTGGCCAAGGAGGGTATGGTACGGTTTTTAAAGGAACCTTATCAAATGGCAAAGTAGTGGCAATTAAGAAATCGAAAATAATGGATAAAAGCCAAATTATACAATTTATCAATGAGGTTGATATCCTTTCTCAAATCAACCATAGAAATGTGGTGAAGCTCTTGGGTTGTTGTCTAGAAATGGAGGTTCCATTGTTGGTGTATGAGTTCATCTCTAACGGAACCCTCTTCCAACATATCCATAATGAGAATCAGGCAATGTCTCTTTCATGGGGAAATCGTTTAAGAATTGCTGCTGAAACAGCTGGAGCACTGGGGTATTTGCACTCTGCTCATTCACTACCCATCCTCCATAGAGATGTCAAGTCTTCCAATATACTTCTAAATGATAATTACATGGCTAAAGTATCTGATTTTGGAGCTTCAAGACTTGCTCCTTTGGATCAAACTCAAGCAATGACATTAGTTCAAGGGACCTTAGGTTACTTGGACCCAGAATGCTTTATTACAGGTCAACTAACTGATAAGAGTGACGTTTATAGCTTTGGTGTTGTCCTTGCTGAGCTTTTGACTGGGAAAAAGCCAATACTATCAGAAGGATCAGAGGAGTGTAAAAGCCTTGCAATgcattttgtttcttcattgaAAGATGACAATCTTTTTCAGATTCTCAATTACCAAGTATTAAATGAGGGAAATAAAGAACAGTTAGTGGCAGTTGCTAAGCTTGCAAGAAGATGCTTAAAGCTTAACGGAGAGTACAGGCCAACAATGAAAGAAGTTGCAATGGAGCTTGAATCTCTTAGAACGTTATACGAGCACCCATGGATACAACATAACCATGAAGAAACTGAAAGCTTTCTAGGTGAACCATCAACAAGGTCTGCTGTCAATGTGACTGATCAAGAGTCTTTAGGGGATTCTTTCGCGCTAGCATTAGAGATTGCTCGTTGA